A section of the Verrucomicrobium sp. GAS474 genome encodes:
- a CDS encoding PHP domain-containing protein produces MKRILIFTAGFGEGHNTAARCVQEGIEHLAGDEAHVEIVDLFEACYGRVNEFVRKGYLTAINKTPLLWQGIYTLLDKTPLVQANLATMARMRKAMEALFDEVQPDAVVSTYPIYNFLIEEIFRTREGRPRNFAQITVVTDSISVNSLWYRCPSDAFIVPNEETAEVMRQVGVAPERLHVLGFPVRLAFTDEQRAEEGIGPLPDLAAGAAPRILYIINSGKKKAGKIIARLLERPNWEVTVTVGRDQKLQREIAAQVEEAGASGRITVLGWTNRMAELMLTHHVLVSKAGGATVQEAVAARIPMLVNQVVPGQEEGNYELLKRNHAGMLAESPKEIAAWLDRLFENEGRLCNLWRENLRPISRPDSALQAARFILEAAAPQSLPPADSGSAFRQAAQRQEAKQKSSKTPPASEKRLLLCDFHTHTTYSDGKLTVGELVDLYGQRGFDCLCVTDHLIDPARVIGKVCQWTGLVLSPAQVPEYFETLEKEKKRAWKKYGMILMAGIEFNKDGLTAKSSAHLLGIDLKAPIDPTLDLKALIAEIHAQGGLAVASHPHKFQSEWGRNTLYLWEHQDEFAPLLDAWEIANRDDLYTPVGLKRLPFLANSDFHKPKHLHSWKTLLCCEKDPEAIKQCIRENRDVALTLYRDHRFAANLLPADLRRPAVTTPEGVAVPPAAVFPFPQAA; encoded by the coding sequence GTGAAACGGATTCTCATCTTCACCGCGGGCTTCGGCGAGGGCCACAACACCGCCGCGCGGTGCGTCCAGGAGGGGATCGAGCACCTCGCGGGCGACGAGGCCCACGTCGAGATCGTCGACCTCTTCGAGGCCTGCTACGGCCGGGTGAACGAGTTCGTCCGCAAGGGCTACCTCACCGCGATCAACAAGACGCCGCTGCTGTGGCAGGGCATCTACACCCTCCTCGACAAGACGCCGCTGGTCCAGGCGAACCTCGCCACGATGGCCCGGATGCGGAAGGCGATGGAGGCCCTCTTCGACGAGGTGCAGCCCGACGCCGTCGTCTCGACCTACCCGATCTACAATTTCCTCATCGAGGAGATCTTCCGCACCCGCGAGGGCCGTCCGCGGAACTTCGCCCAGATCACCGTCGTCACCGACTCGATCAGCGTGAACTCCCTCTGGTACCGCTGCCCCAGCGACGCCTTCATCGTCCCGAACGAGGAGACCGCCGAGGTGATGCGCCAGGTCGGCGTCGCGCCGGAGCGCCTCCACGTCCTCGGCTTCCCCGTCCGCCTCGCCTTCACCGACGAGCAGCGGGCCGAGGAGGGGATCGGGCCGCTGCCCGACCTCGCCGCCGGGGCCGCCCCGCGCATCCTCTACATCATCAACTCGGGCAAGAAGAAGGCCGGGAAGATCATCGCCCGCCTCCTCGAGCGGCCGAACTGGGAAGTCACCGTCACCGTCGGCCGGGACCAGAAACTCCAGCGGGAGATCGCCGCCCAGGTCGAGGAAGCGGGCGCGTCGGGCCGCATCACCGTCCTCGGCTGGACGAACCGGATGGCCGAGCTGATGCTCACCCACCACGTCCTCGTCAGCAAGGCGGGCGGGGCGACCGTCCAGGAAGCCGTCGCCGCCCGGATCCCGATGCTGGTGAACCAGGTCGTCCCCGGGCAGGAGGAGGGGAACTACGAATTGCTGAAGCGGAACCACGCCGGGATGCTCGCCGAGAGCCCGAAGGAAATCGCCGCGTGGCTCGACCGCCTCTTCGAGAACGAAGGCCGCCTCTGCAACCTCTGGCGCGAGAACCTCCGCCCCATCAGCCGTCCCGACAGCGCCCTCCAGGCCGCCCGCTTCATCCTCGAGGCCGCCGCCCCGCAGAGCCTCCCCCCCGCCGACTCCGGCTCCGCCTTCCGGCAGGCCGCCCAGCGGCAGGAGGCGAAGCAGAAATCGTCGAAGACCCCGCCCGCCTCGGAAAAGCGGCTCCTCCTCTGCGACTTCCACACCCACACGACCTACTCCGACGGGAAGCTCACCGTCGGCGAGCTGGTCGACCTCTACGGCCAGCGCGGCTTCGACTGCCTCTGCGTCACCGACCACCTCATCGATCCCGCCCGCGTCATCGGCAAGGTCTGCCAGTGGACCGGCCTCGTCCTTTCCCCCGCCCAGGTTCCCGAATACTTCGAGACGCTGGAGAAGGAAAAGAAGCGGGCGTGGAAGAAGTACGGCATGATCCTCATGGCCGGGATCGAGTTCAACAAGGACGGCCTCACCGCGAAGTCGTCGGCCCACCTCCTCGGCATCGACCTCAAGGCCCCGATCGACCCGACCCTCGACCTCAAGGCGCTCATCGCCGAGATCCACGCGCAGGGCGGCCTCGCCGTCGCGTCCCATCCCCACAAGTTCCAGAGCGAGTGGGGCCGGAACACGCTCTACCTGTGGGAACACCAGGACGAATTCGCGCCCCTCCTCGACGCATGGGAGATCGCCAACCGCGACGACCTCTACACCCCCGTCGGGCTGAAGCGGCTCCCCTTCCTCGCGAACAGCGATTTCCACAAGCCGAAGCACCTCCATTCGTGGAAGACCCTCCTCTGCTGCGAGAAGGACCCCGAGGCGATCAAGCAGTGCATCCGCGAAAACCGCGACGTCGCGTTGACCCTCTACCGCGACCACCGCTTCGCCGCAAACCTCCTCCCCGCCGACCTGCGGCGTCCCGCCGTGACGACCCCCGAAGGAGTCGCAGTCCCGCCTGCCGCGGTGTTTCCGTTCCCGCAGGCGGCGTAG
- a CDS encoding HAD family hydrolase, translating to MKLLLWDIDGTLVCTGKAGEVALLKAIKEKTGAEGSLGAIDYKGRTDLFIARQILDHYGHPVTSESLHAFTECYLKHLSAELPRAKNGRLLPGVLAALEAVKKRKDIAQGLLTGNLVKGARLKLDHYSVWHYFEFGAFADDSHIRNDLGPYALQRAKDRHGKDFLPGDVFIIGDTPHDIACAKIIGANSIAVATGSFTKEELLQHEPTAYFDDLSDLPAFFQVVETGKQ from the coding sequence ATGAAACTTCTCCTTTGGGACATCGACGGTACATTGGTCTGCACCGGCAAGGCGGGAGAAGTCGCCCTCCTGAAGGCGATCAAGGAAAAGACCGGCGCCGAAGGCTCCCTCGGGGCCATCGACTACAAGGGCCGGACCGACCTCTTCATCGCCCGCCAGATCCTCGACCACTACGGCCATCCCGTCACCTCGGAGAGCCTCCATGCCTTCACCGAGTGTTACCTGAAGCACCTCTCCGCCGAGCTGCCCCGGGCGAAGAACGGCCGCCTCCTCCCCGGCGTCCTCGCCGCCCTCGAGGCGGTGAAGAAGCGGAAGGATATCGCCCAGGGCCTCCTGACCGGGAACCTCGTGAAGGGGGCACGGCTGAAGCTCGACCATTACTCGGTCTGGCATTACTTCGAGTTCGGCGCCTTCGCCGACGACAGCCACATCCGCAACGACCTCGGGCCCTACGCGCTGCAGCGGGCGAAAGACCGCCACGGGAAGGACTTCCTCCCCGGCGATGTCTTCATCATCGGCGACACCCCCCACGACATCGCCTGCGCCAAAATCATCGGCGCGAACTCGATCGCCGTGGCGACGGGAAGCTTCACGAAGGAAGAACTCCTCCAGCACGAGCCGACGGCCTACTTCGACGACCTCTCCGACCTCCCCGCCTTCTTCCAGGTCGTCGAGACGGGCAAGCAGTAG
- a CDS encoding argininosuccinate synthase: MKIVVAYSGGLDTSIILKWLKETYSAEIIAFCADIGQEEELAGLDKKALSTGASKCYIDDLTEEFATDFIFPMLRAGALYEGQYFLGTSIARPLIAKRLVDIARIEGAQAIAHGATGKGNDQVRFELTAAALAPDLKCIAPWREWKFQGRSDLIAYAKKNGIPVPVTAKKPYSTDRNLLHISFESGILEDPWVEPPRDMFKLSVSPELAPNKAEYVELDYVKGDCVAVNGKALKPADVLRTLNKLGGKHGIGRVDLVENRFVGMKSRGVYETPGGTILSHAHRQVETLTLDREVMHLRDSLIPKYSTLVYNGFWFAPEREFLQAAVDQSQENVTGTVRLKLYKGNIITAGRKSPVSLYNPHIATMEADAGAYNQADATGFIRLNGLRLRTRAAVLAATKGKKKAPAKKK; this comes from the coding sequence ATGAAAATCGTCGTCGCGTACTCGGGAGGGCTTGATACCTCGATCATCCTCAAGTGGCTGAAGGAAACCTACTCGGCCGAAATCATCGCCTTCTGCGCCGACATCGGCCAGGAGGAGGAACTCGCCGGGCTCGACAAGAAGGCTCTCTCCACCGGCGCGTCGAAATGCTACATCGACGACCTCACCGAGGAATTCGCCACCGACTTCATCTTCCCCATGCTCCGCGCCGGGGCGCTCTATGAAGGCCAGTACTTCCTCGGCACCAGCATCGCCCGCCCCCTCATCGCGAAGCGCCTCGTCGACATCGCCCGCATCGAGGGCGCCCAGGCCATCGCCCACGGCGCGACCGGCAAGGGGAACGACCAGGTCCGCTTCGAGCTGACCGCCGCCGCCCTCGCTCCCGACCTGAAGTGCATCGCCCCCTGGCGCGAGTGGAAGTTCCAAGGCCGCAGCGACCTCATCGCCTACGCGAAGAAGAACGGCATCCCCGTCCCCGTCACCGCGAAGAAGCCCTACTCCACCGACCGCAACCTCCTCCACATCTCCTTCGAGAGCGGCATCCTCGAAGATCCGTGGGTCGAGCCCCCGCGCGACATGTTCAAGCTCTCCGTCTCGCCCGAGCTCGCGCCGAACAAGGCCGAATACGTCGAGCTCGACTACGTGAAGGGCGATTGCGTCGCCGTCAACGGCAAGGCCCTGAAGCCCGCCGACGTCCTCCGCACGCTGAACAAGCTCGGCGGCAAGCACGGCATCGGCCGCGTCGACCTCGTCGAGAACCGCTTCGTCGGCATGAAGTCGCGCGGCGTCTACGAGACCCCCGGCGGCACCATCCTCAGCCACGCCCACCGGCAGGTCGAGACCCTCACCCTCGACCGCGAGGTCATGCACCTCCGCGACTCCCTCATCCCGAAGTACTCGACCCTCGTCTACAACGGTTTCTGGTTCGCCCCCGAGCGGGAGTTCCTCCAGGCCGCCGTCGACCAGAGCCAGGAGAACGTCACCGGCACGGTCCGCCTGAAGCTCTACAAGGGGAACATCATCACCGCGGGCCGCAAGAGCCCCGTCTCCCTCTACAACCCCCACATCGCGACGATGGAAGCCGACGCCGGAGCCTACAACCAGGCCGACGCGACTGGCTTCATCCGCCTCAACGGGCTGCGCCTTCGGACGCGGGCGGCTGTGTTGGCCGCCACGAAGGGGAAGAAGAAGGCCCCGGCGAAGAAGAAGTAG
- a CDS encoding acetylxylan esterase, protein MIPLPRSLRLAALLLLPALPAFAAEPPPPIPTAAPASEAGVLLSVVPDHANGLYALGEKVTWTVDVKSGSRATLTALPYVIRQNGQPEVGHGTLDLSAGPATMTGTLAEPGALLAVISSADAAVKKPLGLGGAVIAADQIGPVLPAPDDFDAFWDGKLKEIAAIPANPVLEKVEGLPNADGVDYYKVTLDNINGTHVRGQLARPTTGEKFPAMLVVQWAGVYPLDKNWVLAPAREGYLVLNIEAHDIPIDEPAAFYADLGKGALNGYTAIGEEDRETSYFLRMFLGDVQAVQYLASRPDWDGRVLIVTGGSQGGLQSFATAALCPKVTHMMTWVTAGCDVYAPLATPPRAASWPSWLSIWGGPAARGHDVEKVKKTAGYFDPIYFAHRITCPALVAPGLIDETARPTGIFAAFNALASPVKELVPLPLTGHNSGSQQAYHSRAAVWRTALKKNEPIPPAAP, encoded by the coding sequence ATGATTCCCCTCCCGCGTTCTCTCCGCCTCGCCGCCCTCCTGCTCCTCCCCGCCCTCCCGGCCTTCGCCGCCGAGCCGCCGCCCCCCATCCCAACGGCGGCCCCCGCCTCCGAGGCCGGGGTGCTCCTCTCCGTCGTCCCCGATCATGCGAACGGCCTCTACGCCCTCGGCGAGAAGGTGACCTGGACCGTCGACGTGAAGTCGGGAAGCCGCGCCACCCTCACCGCCCTCCCCTACGTCATCCGGCAGAACGGCCAGCCCGAGGTTGGCCACGGGACCCTCGATCTCTCCGCCGGTCCCGCCACGATGACCGGCACCCTCGCCGAGCCCGGCGCCCTCCTCGCCGTCATCTCCTCGGCCGACGCGGCGGTGAAAAAGCCCCTCGGCCTCGGCGGGGCCGTGATCGCCGCCGACCAGATCGGCCCCGTCCTCCCCGCGCCGGACGATTTCGACGCCTTCTGGGACGGGAAGCTGAAGGAGATCGCCGCCATTCCGGCGAACCCCGTCTTGGAGAAGGTCGAGGGCCTCCCCAACGCCGACGGGGTCGATTACTACAAGGTGACCCTCGACAACATCAACGGCACCCACGTCCGGGGGCAGCTCGCCCGCCCGACGACGGGGGAGAAATTCCCCGCGATGCTCGTCGTCCAATGGGCCGGCGTCTATCCCCTCGACAAGAACTGGGTCCTCGCGCCGGCGCGCGAAGGGTACCTCGTCCTCAACATCGAGGCCCACGACATCCCGATCGACGAGCCCGCCGCCTTCTATGCCGACCTCGGCAAGGGCGCCCTCAACGGCTACACCGCCATCGGCGAGGAAGACCGGGAGACCTCCTACTTCCTCCGCATGTTCCTCGGCGACGTCCAGGCCGTCCAATACCTCGCCTCGCGCCCCGACTGGGACGGCCGCGTCCTCATCGTCACCGGCGGCTCCCAGGGCGGCCTCCAGTCGTTCGCCACCGCCGCCCTCTGCCCGAAGGTCACCCACATGATGACGTGGGTCACCGCCGGGTGCGACGTCTACGCCCCCCTCGCCACGCCGCCGCGCGCCGCCAGCTGGCCCAGCTGGCTCAGCATCTGGGGCGGCCCCGCCGCGCGCGGGCACGACGTCGAGAAGGTGAAGAAGACCGCCGGGTATTTCGACCCGATCTACTTCGCCCACCGCATCACCTGCCCCGCCCTCGTCGCCCCCGGCCTGATCGACGAGACCGCCCGGCCCACCGGCATCTTCGCCGCCTTCAATGCCCTCGCCTCCCCCGTGAAGGAACTCGTCCCCCTTCCCCTCACCGGCCACAACAGCGGCAGCCAGCAGGCCTACCACTCCCGCGCCGCCGTCTGGCGGACCGCCCTCAAGAAAAACGAGCCGATCCCGCCCGCCGCGCCCTGA
- a CDS encoding acetylxylan esterase produces MGLFTRLASLLFFVSPLFAADPVLTVLPDHPTGVYALGEKVTWTVDVKSGERAGFNAVAYAVRKDGADKVAEGTVDLSAGPATITASRDEPGVLLAIFPNPDKTKPQALGVGGAVYAPEKIGPSLPAPDDFDAFWDAKLKDLAAVPINPVVEKGSLDGVKNTEGLDYYKVTLDNINGTHVQGHLARPTAGEKFPAMLMVQFAGVYPLDKAQLLAQARPGWLVLNIQAHDAPADGTVAFFEELKNGALKNYIYQGSDDRETSYFLRMLLGDVRAAEYLASRPDWDGKTLVVTGTSQGGLQSFAAAALDPKITHLMTLVPAGCDVYGPLATPARAFGWPYWLSNWGPRDRDPEKVKKTAGYFDPVYFAHRITCPALVAPGLIDDTARPAGILAAFNALQGPKELVLLPLADHHGTGGSQGAYFTRFNAWKSAIQRGEPLPLPAH; encoded by the coding sequence ATGGGTCTCTTCACGCGCCTCGCCTCGCTTCTTTTCTTCGTCTCGCCGCTCTTCGCCGCCGATCCCGTCCTCACCGTGCTCCCCGATCATCCGACCGGCGTCTATGCGCTCGGCGAGAAGGTGACGTGGACGGTCGACGTGAAGTCGGGAGAGCGGGCGGGCTTCAACGCCGTCGCCTACGCGGTGAGGAAGGACGGGGCCGACAAGGTCGCCGAGGGGACGGTCGACCTCTCCGCCGGACCGGCGACGATCACCGCCTCCCGCGACGAGCCGGGCGTCCTCCTCGCCATTTTCCCCAATCCCGACAAGACGAAGCCGCAGGCCCTCGGCGTCGGCGGGGCGGTCTACGCGCCGGAGAAGATCGGCCCGTCGCTCCCCGCGCCCGACGATTTCGACGCCTTCTGGGACGCGAAGCTGAAGGACCTCGCCGCCGTCCCGATCAATCCCGTCGTCGAGAAGGGCTCCCTCGACGGGGTGAAGAACACCGAGGGCCTCGACTACTACAAGGTGACCCTCGACAATATCAACGGTACCCACGTCCAGGGCCACCTCGCCCGGCCGACGGCGGGGGAGAAATTCCCCGCGATGCTCATGGTCCAGTTCGCCGGGGTCTATCCGCTCGACAAGGCCCAGCTCCTCGCCCAGGCGCGGCCCGGCTGGCTCGTCCTCAACATCCAGGCCCACGACGCCCCCGCCGACGGGACCGTCGCCTTCTTCGAGGAGCTGAAGAACGGGGCGCTGAAGAATTACATCTACCAGGGGAGCGACGACCGGGAGACCTCCTACTTCCTCCGCATGCTCCTCGGCGACGTCCGCGCGGCGGAATACCTCGCCTCGCGCCCCGACTGGGACGGGAAGACCCTCGTCGTCACCGGCACCTCCCAGGGCGGCCTCCAGTCGTTCGCCGCCGCCGCGCTCGATCCGAAGATCACCCACCTGATGACCCTCGTCCCCGCCGGGTGCGATGTCTACGGCCCCCTCGCCACGCCCGCCCGCGCCTTCGGCTGGCCCTACTGGCTCTCCAACTGGGGACCGAGGGACCGCGACCCGGAGAAGGTGAAGAAGACCGCCGGGTACTTCGATCCCGTCTACTTCGCCCACCGCATCACCTGCCCCGCCCTCGTCGCCCCCGGCCTGATCGACGACACGGCGCGGCCCGCCGGCATCCTCGCCGCCTTCAACGCGCTCCAGGGGCCGAAGGAGCTGGTCCTCCTCCCGCTCGCCGACCATCACGGCACCGGCGGCTCGCAGGGGGCCTACTTCACCCGTTTCAACGCCTGGAAGAGCGCCATCCAGCGCGGCGAGCCGCTTCCCCTTCCCGCCCATTAA
- a CDS encoding PEP-CTERM sorting domain-containing protein (PEP-CTERM proteins occur, often in large numbers, in the proteomes of bacteria that also encode an exosortase, a predicted intramembrane cysteine proteinase. The presence of a PEP-CTERM domain at a protein's C-terminus predicts cleavage within the sorting domain, followed by covalent anchoring to some some component of the (usually Gram-negative) cell surface. Many PEP-CTERM proteins exhibit an unusual sequence composition that includes large numbers of potential glycosylation sites. Expression of one such protein has been shown restore the ability of a bacterium to form floc, a type of biofilm.): MKTSRALLRLGFVVSFLLATWGVENAQAQTLLYRQVFAYGGSGLNTLAAQGIDWTDVYTTTGNSLAADNYSLRGNNSVGLATDVNFGAATGGSATTYYQQNYGYYGLMTTNTAGKYATSLYTTSLTLDPTANTYSFSWYQRNSTDISQAVHVLVQVGNVWYVSQASYTSLGAVTLENFTYNTTASNWLVLSSGAAPTNTGAVTASGAFNLSTAASTSLSGNVTAFGLFIDNPNDASTAYLSVDSFSVYSTTLAVPEPGTNALLLLGAAAGIVVVRRNRRVGQTG, translated from the coding sequence ATGAAGACCTCCCGTGCATTGCTTCGTCTCGGCTTCGTGGTGTCGTTCCTGCTGGCAACCTGGGGAGTGGAAAACGCGCAGGCGCAGACGCTCCTCTACCGGCAGGTCTTCGCCTACGGGGGGAGCGGATTGAATACCCTCGCCGCCCAGGGGATCGACTGGACCGACGTCTACACGACGACCGGGAACAGCCTCGCCGCCGACAATTACAGCCTTCGAGGCAATAACTCAGTCGGGCTCGCGACCGACGTCAACTTCGGTGCCGCGACCGGCGGCTCCGCCACCACCTACTACCAGCAGAACTATGGTTATTACGGCCTCATGACGACCAATACGGCCGGGAAATACGCCACCTCGCTTTACACCACCTCGCTGACCCTCGATCCGACGGCGAACACCTATTCCTTCTCCTGGTACCAGCGGAACTCGACCGACATTTCCCAGGCGGTCCACGTCCTCGTCCAGGTCGGCAACGTCTGGTACGTCAGCCAGGCCTCCTACACCTCCCTGGGCGCCGTCACGCTCGAAAACTTCACCTACAATACGACGGCCTCGAACTGGCTCGTCCTCTCCTCGGGTGCCGCCCCGACGAACACGGGCGCGGTGACGGCCAGCGGCGCCTTCAACCTCTCGACCGCCGCGAGCACCAGCCTCAGCGGGAACGTCACCGCCTTCGGCCTCTTCATCGACAATCCCAACGACGCCAGCACCGCCTACCTCTCGGTCGATTCGTTCTCGGTCTACTCCACCACCCTCGCCGTGCCGGAGCCGGGAACGAACGCCCTGCTCCTCCTCGGCGCGGCGGCGGGGATCGTCGTCGTCCGCCGGAACCGGCGGGTGGGCCAAACCGGCTGA
- a CDS encoding polysaccharide deacetylase family protein, whose protein sequence is MSAPRVPSIRFNLFPGGLSHAVTVSYDDGVVADRDLVALLNRHGLKGTFHLNSGKLGREGQLHADEVAALFAGHEISAHSVTHPRLPTIPPDELAREIVADRRALEALAGYPVRGMSYPFGYHSPEVVAALPHFGIDYARTTASHGWYGVPENLLLWHPTCHHNDDLLARTETFFAQDGQELRLLYVWGHSYEFPNDGNWDLMERFGERIAVEAARKGKGVWRATNVEIANYLRALRGLRTTVDGTQVENPSALPLWITWGGERREIAPGARVSF, encoded by the coding sequence ATGTCCGCCCCGCGCGTCCCCTCGATCCGCTTCAATCTCTTCCCCGGAGGCCTCTCCCACGCCGTGACGGTGAGTTACGACGACGGGGTCGTCGCCGACCGGGACCTCGTCGCCCTCCTCAACCGCCACGGGCTGAAGGGGACGTTCCACCTCAATTCGGGCAAGCTCGGGCGCGAGGGGCAGCTTCATGCCGACGAGGTCGCCGCGCTCTTCGCCGGGCACGAGATCTCGGCCCACTCGGTGACCCATCCCCGCCTCCCCACGATTCCCCCGGACGAGCTGGCGCGGGAGATCGTCGCCGACCGCCGCGCGCTCGAGGCCCTCGCGGGCTATCCCGTCCGGGGGATGTCCTATCCCTTCGGCTACCACAGCCCGGAGGTCGTCGCCGCCCTTCCCCACTTCGGGATCGACTATGCGCGGACCACCGCCTCCCACGGGTGGTACGGCGTCCCGGAGAACCTCCTCCTCTGGCATCCGACCTGCCATCACAATGACGACCTCCTCGCGCGGACCGAGACCTTTTTCGCCCAGGACGGGCAGGAGCTCCGGCTCCTCTACGTCTGGGGCCACAGCTACGAATTCCCGAACGACGGGAACTGGGACCTGATGGAACGCTTCGGCGAGCGGATCGCCGTCGAGGCTGCCCGGAAGGGGAAGGGCGTCTGGCGCGCCACGAACGTCGAGATCGCCAACTACCTCCGCGCCCTCCGGGGCCTCCGCACCACCGTCGACGGGACACAGGTCGAGAATCCCTCCGCCCTGCCGCTCTGGATCACGTGGGGCGGGGAACGCCGGGAAATCGCCCCCGGGGCGCGGGTTTCGTTCTAG
- a CDS encoding DUF3592 domain-containing protein, giving the protein MNPLTPQDAPTPAPGVYVPGYARAKLGMIAAGLLLMGLGFSQFAEPLRLLLFGERARAEAVRVVKTKEGLPDQVLESDRQVTAALEPRDRSYTFWNEFRFADGQGSSFEVRAPVGSQLKPLYPLIDEEGLPTTDLVVYDRAHPERSAFPMIVSTWFAPGMLFVIGTLCAFIGSFLFYWAKKPIELPRLPPTAPATSTEKD; this is encoded by the coding sequence TTGAATCCATTGACTCCGCAAGACGCCCCGACCCCCGCGCCCGGGGTCTATGTGCCCGGGTACGCGCGGGCGAAGCTCGGGATGATCGCGGCGGGGCTCCTCCTGATGGGGCTCGGCTTCTCCCAGTTCGCCGAGCCGCTGCGGCTCCTCCTCTTCGGGGAGCGGGCGCGGGCCGAGGCGGTCCGCGTCGTGAAGACGAAGGAGGGCCTCCCCGACCAGGTGCTGGAGAGCGACCGGCAGGTGACCGCCGCGCTCGAGCCCCGCGACCGGAGCTACACGTTCTGGAACGAATTCCGCTTTGCGGACGGGCAGGGGAGTTCCTTCGAGGTCCGCGCCCCCGTCGGGAGCCAGCTGAAGCCGCTCTACCCCCTCATCGACGAGGAGGGCCTCCCGACGACCGACCTCGTCGTCTACGACCGGGCCCACCCGGAGCGGAGTGCCTTCCCGATGATCGTCAGCACGTGGTTCGCCCCCGGGATGCTCTTCGTCATTGGGACGCTCTGCGCCTTCATCGGGTCGTTCCTCTTCTATTGGGCGAAGAAGCCGATCGAGCTGCCCCGGCTGCCGCCGACGGCTCCGGCGACCTCGACCGAAAAAGATTAA